A region of Moorena producens PAL-8-15-08-1 DNA encodes the following proteins:
- a CDS encoding non-ribosomal peptide synthetase, which produces MNLLEFLQDLVIKGWKLWNEGNRLRYCAPNEESTALVLAQLKQHKAEILELLRDRPDILNVSQLSYGQKALLFLWQLAPQSHAYNRSFPARIYSVVDMTAMEKALRVLRERHPILRTTFPKLGSEPIQQVHDNQELDFLLFDASSWSEDELKAKVVEAHQFPFDLERGPVMRVRWFTRSNFEHILLLTIHHIACDGWSIDLLIQELEKLYQAQKAGVEPSLPQMKHSYQDYVRWQRDILEGTQGERLWNYWQQQLSGELPVLNLPTDRLRRPIQTYNGASHHFNLSDKLTKQLKELAQNLGATFYTILLAAFQVLLYRYTGQEDILVGSPTSGRTQPEFAGIMGYFVDPVVMRANLSNNLSFKEFLSEVRQTVLEALTHQDYPFALLVEKLQPHRDPSRSPIFQASFLLQQLQKSQNIQNFIVNEIENDIDWAGLKLRPFEIPQQEGLFDLDLEIMEGSSSVKGTFKYNTDLFDGSTIARMAAHFQNLLSAIVKNPQLRVGELPLLSAEERHQLLVEWNDTTREYPTDKCIHQLFEEQVEKTPDAIAVVFEQEQLTYQQLNQRANQLVHYLQSLGVGPEVLVGICVERSVQMVVGLLAILKAGGAYVPVDPNYPPERLSYMLADAGVEVLLTQTNLVADLPPGSTMVCLDQPDLVAGLSTSVLALPRVRGDNLAYVMYTSGSTGRPKGVSVTHRNVVRLVKQTNFIEFSTDDVFLQLAPISFDAATLEIWGPLLNGGKLVILPPHQPSLLELGQALQRHQITTLWLTAGLFHLMVDEHLADLQGLKWLMAGGDVLSVSHIYKAVQGLPNCQVINGYGPTENTTFTCCYPVEGVQPTDRSIPIGYPIANTRVYILDNHQNPVPIGVSGELYTGGDGVARGYHNNAALSEGKFIPNPFGQGQLYKTGDLVRYLCDGKIEYLGRMDNQVKIRGFRIELGEIEAILSTHPQIQQTVVIATEDIPGNKRLVAYSVSEEESLSTKQLREFLKEKLPDYMVPSAFVTLETLPLTPNGKVDRFALPAPDGEITRVEEYVAPRTEIEEILTNLWQELLGKDKVSIHDNFFEIGGDSILSILVVSRAKNAGIQITPQQLFLHQTIAELARVATTGVSINAQQGLVTGVAPLTPIQKSFFAQNKQEPHHYNQSVLLEIPNHLDPEFIKIAIGKLLEHHDALRLRFPDGASEYQQNNLSLDHNVPFDLVDLSSTPEEEQAVILSKIATDYQRSLNLEDGPIMQVVRFNLGQDRSARLLIIIHHLAVDGVSWRIVLSDLATIYQQLTEQQPIQLSPKTTAFIDWADKLNNYAQSEILLKELDYWLNQPWSKITPLPNDYRHPNSENTIGSAGYVSRELSVEETTALLGSVNQAYNTQINDILLSGLVLSLAQWSGNSTIVIDLEGHGREELFADVDLSRTVGWFTTVFPVLLQLTSLNQPAEVIKSIKEQLRAIPNRGIGYGLLRYLCQDTTVNQQLQTIPTAEISFNYLGQFDQVQSQTGWKFASLSTGLNQSEKQHRDHLLDVSGLVLEGKLTINWIYSSNVHSRGTVEKLANSYHKTLRSILEHCQLEEAFGYTPSDFPLAQLNQVELDELLAVIKTKNIAEIYPLSPMQQGMLFHSLYAPDSGVYFEQMTFKLKGNLKVAALRESWQLVVDRYSTLRTFFVWENRSTPLQVVLKQVELPWSNLDWRDLSATEQQQQLSQMLSTQRESGFQLNLAPLMSCTLIQLSDETYQLLWSYHHLLIDGWCLSIIFKEVFSFYEAKLTGKTGNLPTPRPYRDYIAWLSEQDQETASKFWRETLVGFSAPTPLVVDKHPYQNPQPNSDYQELELRLSDQVSGQLESVARQHYVTLSTLVQGAWALLLSRYSGDEDVVFGVTVSGRSASLDGLETMVGLFINTLPLRLQVSPGDKLIDWWQQIQQLMSQLQTYCYTPLVEIQGMSEVPGGIPLFESILVFENYPVDSSLLNNKSWLELEEIKSFEKTNYPLTVIAVPGEQLSIKIIYDPVRFDEDTIRRMLGHLQTIFSAIVENPQQVVSELPLLSERERHQLLVEWNDTASAYPTDKCIHQLVEEQVEKTPDAIAVVFDQEQLTYRQLNQRANQLAHHLLSLGVGPEVLVGICVERSIQMVVGLLGILKAGGAYVPLDPNYPPERLSYMLADSGVEVLLTQQSLLESLPSHTAQVVCLDSDWEAIEQHSGENLDVGVTSDNLAYVIYTSGSTGQPKGVAIEHHSPVALCHWSKQTFTTSEMSGVLAATSICFDLSVFELFVTLSNGGRVILAQNALDITNLDTASEITLINTVPSAIAELLRVEGIPPQVQTVNLAGEPIQNQIVQQLYQHQTIEFVYNLYGPSEDTTYSTQAKLVQGATEAPSIGRPIANTQVYILDSHLQPVPIGVPGLLYIGGDGLARGYLNRPELTKQKFITNPFSSSFSQRLYKTGDLARYRSDGNIEFLGRIDNQVKIRGFRIELGEIEAVLSTHPQIQQTVVIATEDIPGNKRLVAYSVSEEESLSTKQLREFLKEKLPDYMVPSAFVTLDTLPLTPNGKVDRFALPAPDAAFSQSSDFLAPKTESQILIASLFAEILSLHPESISLDDSFFELGGHSLLATQLMFRIREAFEVNLSLRALFDYPSVSDLASAIDQALVTGDYQSQTWDLEAEAALDPDIQPSTAIAPIVSPIERIFLTGATGFLGIYLLSELLTTTTATVYCLVRADNRDAGKERLLNKLEATGLSSENFTSRIIPIIGDLGTSRFGLSATEYNNLCQDIDVVYHVGAKVHHLWSYALLKDANVLGTQDVLRLASLGKLKPVHYVSTLFSISQTEQPILESATANHYDLPKLGYVQTKWVGEQLVWEAAKRGLPITIYRPSRISGHSQTGVSSFDDLLSRLVKGCIQLKRCPSWSGLAENLVPVDYVSRAIVCLSQQNRLFGKAFHLINPKSVPFREIFHWVRSLGYSLEEIDYTHWRSKLIEDMENPLYPYLPNFPESPSSTTNIESSTTNLIEYDCRNVVDGLRGSGIKLPEVNQDLFKTYLCYFRESGFLED; this is translated from the coding sequence ATGAATTTATTGGAGTTTTTGCAAGACCTTGTCATAAAAGGTTGGAAATTATGGAACGAGGGAAATCGACTGCGCTATTGTGCACCAAACGAAGAATCAACTGCTTTGGTATTAGCCCAACTGAAACAACACAAAGCCGAAATCTTAGAGTTGCTGCGCGATCGCCCAGATATTTTGAATGTCTCTCAACTTTCCTACGGTCAAAAAGCACTTTTGTTTTTGTGGCAATTAGCACCCCAAAGTCATGCTTATAACCGATCATTCCCTGCTCGTATTTACTCAGTGGTAGATATGACAGCAATGGAAAAGGCATTGAGGGTGCTAAGGGAACGCCATCCGATCTTGCGTACTACTTTTCCCAAACTCGGATCTGAACCAATTCAACAGGTGCATGACAATCAAGAATTAGATTTCTTGCTTTTTGATGCTTCTAGTTGGAGTGAAGATGAACTTAAAGCGAAAGTGGTTGAGGCTCATCAATTTCCCTTTGACCTCGAACGAGGACCAGTTATGCGAGTTAGGTGGTTTACTCGTTCTAACTTTGAACATATCCTGTTGCTGACCATACATCACATTGCTTGCGATGGCTGGTCAATAGATCTGCTGATACAGGAATTGGAAAAACTGTACCAGGCACAAAAGGCTGGTGTTGAGCCATCCCTTCCCCAAATGAAGCATTCCTACCAAGATTATGTTCGTTGGCAGAGGGATATTTTGGAGGGAACTCAAGGAGAAAGACTCTGGAACTACTGGCAGCAACAACTGTCAGGGGAGTTGCCTGTACTGAATTTGCCTACAGATCGATTGCGTAGGCCGATACAAACCTATAATGGTGCTTCCCATCACTTCAATTTATCTGACAAGCTCACTAAGCAACTTAAGGAACTAGCTCAAAACTTGGGAGCAACATTTTACACGATACTCTTAGCTGCTTTTCAGGTGCTGTTGTATCGTTACACAGGTCAGGAGGATATTCTAGTCGGTTCTCCCACCTCAGGTAGAACTCAACCTGAGTTTGCTGGGATCATGGGCTACTTTGTTGACCCAGTTGTGATGCGGGCAAATTTATCTAATAATCTGAGTTTTAAGGAGTTTCTTAGCGAAGTTCGTCAAACAGTACTCGAAGCACTCACTCATCAAGATTACCCATTTGCTCTACTAGTAGAAAAGTTACAGCCACACCGCGACCCCAGTCGTTCGCCAATTTTTCAGGCTTCTTTTCTTCTACAACAGTTACAAAAATCTCAAAACATACAGAATTTTATTGTAAATGAAATAGAAAATGATATTGATTGGGCAGGATTGAAGCTAAGACCTTTTGAAATCCCTCAACAGGAAGGTCTGTTTGATTTGGATTTAGAAATCATGGAGGGGAGTTCATCGGTTAAAGGGACTTTTAAGTATAACACTGATTTGTTTGATGGGTCTACCATTGCTCGCATGGCGGCTCATTTCCAAAATTTGTTGTCAGCAATTGTGAAAAATCCTCAACTTAGAGTGGGTGAGTTACCTTTGTTGAGTGCAGAGGAACGTCATCAACTGTTGGTGGAGTGGAATGATACTACCAGGGAATATCCAACAGATAAATGTATTCATCAGTTATTTGAAGAGCAGGTAGAGAAAACACCGGATGCTATAGCTGTGGTGTTTGAGCAGGAGCAGTTGACTTATCAGCAATTAAATCAAAGGGCTAACCAATTAGTACATTACCTGCAAAGCTTGGGAGTAGGACCAGAGGTACTGGTGGGTATTTGTGTGGAACGTTCTGTACAGATGGTGGTAGGACTGTTGGCGATACTCAAGGCAGGTGGTGCTTATGTACCTGTTGACCCCAATTATCCCCCAGAACGACTGAGTTATATGTTGGCCGATGCGGGTGTTGAGGTGTTGTTAACCCAAACAAACTTGGTGGCTGATCTCCCACCAGGCTCGACGATGGTTTGTCTTGATCAGCCAGACCTAGTAGCAGGTTTGTCAACATCAGTCCTGGCCCTGCCAAGGGTTAGGGGCGACAATCTGGCTTATGTCATGTATACCTCCGGTTCTACAGGTCGCCCCAAAGGGGTCAGTGTGACCCATCGCAATGTGGTCAGGCTGGTCAAACAGACTAATTTCATAGAGTTTTCCACAGATGATGTGTTCTTGCAATTAGCCCCGATCTCCTTTGATGCGGCTACCTTGGAAATTTGGGGGCCGCTGCTCAACGGTGGCAAATTGGTGATCTTACCGCCGCACCAGCCATCTTTATTGGAGCTAGGCCAAGCCCTACAAAGACACCAAATCACCACCCTCTGGCTGACGGCGGGCCTATTTCATCTAATGGTGGATGAACACTTAGCCGATTTACAAGGGCTAAAATGGCTGATGGCGGGGGGGGATGTCCTGTCGGTCTCCCATATCTACAAGGCAGTTCAAGGGCTCCCAAATTGCCAAGTGATCAATGGTTATGGGCCAACAGAAAACACGACCTTCACCTGTTGTTATCCAGTCGAAGGGGTGCAACCGACGGACAGATCCATCCCCATCGGCTATCCCATTGCCAATACCCGGGTGTATATTTTGGATAACCACCAAAACCCTGTGCCGATCGGGGTGTCTGGGGAGTTGTATACAGGTGGGGATGGCGTTGCCAGAGGCTATCACAACAATGCTGCCTTGAGTGAAGGGAAATTCATCCCCAATCCTTTTGGTCAAGGACAGTTGTACAAAACAGGTGATTTAGTCCGTTATCTGTGTGATGGCAAGATTGAATATTTAGGTCGCATGGATAACCAAGTCAAAATCAGGGGTTTCCGGATCGAACTAGGGGAAATCGAAGCCATCCTATCCACCCACCCCCAAATCCAACAGACAGTAGTAATTGCAACAGAAGATATTCCTGGTAATAAACGCCTAGTTGCCTACTCTGTCAGTGAGGAAGAATCACTAAGCACTAAGCAACTACGAGAATTCCTCAAAGAGAAACTACCAGACTACATGGTACCTTCTGCCTTCGTTACTTTAGAGACCCTACCCTTAACACCAAATGGCAAAGTAGACCGTTTTGCTTTACCTGCACCAGATGGGGAAATTACCAGAGTTGAGGAATACGTCGCACCACGTACAGAAATAGAAGAAATCTTAACCAACCTCTGGCAAGAATTACTTGGGAAAGACAAAGTTAGCATCCACGACAACTTCTTTGAAATCGGTGGGGATTCCATTCTCAGCATTCTTGTAGTGTCCCGTGCCAAAAACGCAGGAATACAAATCACTCCTCAACAACTATTTCTTCATCAAACCATCGCCGAACTAGCCAGGGTAGCCACCACAGGGGTTAGTATCAATGCTCAACAAGGTCTAGTGACCGGAGTGGCTCCGTTGACCCCAATTCAAAAAAGCTTCTTCGCCCAAAATAAGCAAGAGCCACACCACTATAACCAATCGGTTTTATTGGAAATTCCCAACCATCTGGATCCGGAATTCATCAAAATAGCCATAGGAAAATTACTAGAGCATCATGATGCCCTACGATTACGATTCCCTGATGGGGCATCTGAGTACCAACAAAATAACCTATCTCTTGACCATAACGTTCCCTTTGACCTAGTAGATTTATCCTCAACTCCTGAAGAAGAACAAGCAGTTATCCTATCAAAAATTGCCACGGACTATCAAAGGAGTTTAAACCTAGAAGACGGACCAATAATGCAAGTGGTGCGGTTTAACCTAGGTCAGGACAGGTCGGCGAGGTTACTAATCATTATTCATCACTTAGCCGTGGATGGGGTAAGTTGGCGAATTGTATTATCAGACCTAGCAACAATTTATCAACAACTAACCGAGCAACAGCCCATACAACTAAGTCCCAAAACCACCGCTTTTATAGATTGGGCTGATAAATTAAACAACTATGCACAATCAGAAATACTCTTGAAAGAGTTAGACTATTGGCTCAACCAACCTTGGTCAAAGATCACACCACTACCCAATGATTATCGTCACCCTAACTCAGAAAATACCATTGGCAGTGCTGGTTATGTATCTCGGGAATTGAGTGTAGAAGAAACTACGGCTCTGCTGGGGTCAGTCAACCAAGCCTACAACACACAAATTAACGATATCTTGCTTAGTGGGTTAGTACTGTCTTTGGCTCAGTGGAGCGGAAATTCAACCATAGTAATCGACTTAGAAGGACATGGCAGAGAAGAACTATTTGCCGATGTAGACTTATCTCGGACGGTAGGTTGGTTTACCACTGTGTTCCCAGTATTATTACAACTGACTTCATTAAACCAACCGGCAGAGGTAATCAAATCAATTAAAGAACAATTACGAGCTATTCCCAATCGTGGCATCGGTTACGGGCTGTTGCGTTACTTGTGTCAAGACACTACGGTTAATCAACAACTACAGACAATTCCCACTGCCGAAATTAGTTTTAATTACCTAGGACAATTTGACCAAGTCCAATCCCAAACCGGTTGGAAATTTGCGTCATTATCCACAGGATTGAACCAAAGTGAAAAGCAACATCGTGACCATCTATTAGATGTTAGCGGTCTGGTGCTAGAAGGGAAATTAACCATAAATTGGATTTACAGTAGTAATGTCCATAGCCGTGGCACAGTGGAAAAGTTGGCCAACAGCTATCACAAGACCCTCAGGTCAATCCTAGAACATTGTCAGTTAGAAGAAGCTTTTGGATATACACCATCGGATTTCCCTTTGGCACAGTTGAATCAAGTAGAACTTGATGAGTTATTAGCTGTTATCAAGACGAAAAATATCGCTGAAATTTATCCCCTATCTCCCATGCAACAAGGGATGCTGTTCCACAGTCTATATGCTCCGGATAGTGGGGTGTATTTTGAACAGATGACCTTTAAGTTGAAGGGGAATCTCAAGGTGGCGGCTTTGAGGGAGAGTTGGCAACTTGTTGTAGATAGGTATTCAACTCTACGGACATTCTTTGTTTGGGAAAATCGCTCTACTCCACTACAAGTAGTGTTGAAACAGGTAGAGTTACCTTGGAGTAATCTTGATTGGCGAGACTTATCAGCAACAGAGCAACAACAGCAATTATCACAGATGTTGTCTACACAAAGGGAGTCAGGTTTTCAACTAAACCTTGCCCCCTTAATGAGCTGTACCTTAATTCAACTCAGTGACGAGACTTACCAGTTGCTCTGGAGTTATCACCATCTGCTGATTGATGGATGGTGTTTATCGATTATCTTTAAAGAAGTTTTCAGTTTCTATGAGGCGAAACTGACTGGAAAAACTGGTAATTTACCAACACCACGTCCCTACCGGGATTATATTGCTTGGTTGAGTGAGCAAGACCAGGAAACCGCCTCTAAGTTTTGGCGAGAAACCTTAGTTGGTTTTAGTGCTCCCACTCCCCTAGTAGTAGATAAGCATCCGTATCAAAATCCCCAGCCAAACTCGGATTATCAGGAATTGGAATTACGTTTATCTGATCAAGTGAGCGGTCAGTTAGAATCTGTAGCACGACAACATTATGTGACGTTATCAACTCTAGTACAAGGGGCTTGGGCTTTATTATTAAGTCGTTATAGTGGTGATGAAGATGTGGTATTTGGGGTGACGGTTTCTGGTCGCTCAGCCAGTTTGGATGGGCTGGAGACTATGGTGGGATTGTTTATCAATACCTTACCATTACGTCTACAAGTATCTCCTGGGGATAAGCTAATAGATTGGTGGCAACAAATACAACAGTTAATGTCGCAATTACAGACATACTGTTATACTCCCCTAGTGGAAATTCAAGGGATGAGCGAGGTGCCTGGGGGCATCCCTTTGTTTGAGAGTATTCTGGTGTTTGAGAATTATCCAGTTGATAGTTCTTTGTTGAATAACAAGAGTTGGCTAGAGCTTGAAGAGATAAAGAGTTTTGAGAAAACTAATTATCCCCTGACTGTGATTGCCGTTCCGGGAGAGCAGTTGAGTATTAAGATTATTTATGATCCTGTTCGTTTTGATGAAGATACTATCAGGCGGATGTTGGGACATTTGCAAACCATTTTCTCAGCCATTGTCGAAAATCCCCAACAGGTAGTCTCAGAGTTACCTTTGTTGAGTGAAAGGGAACGTCATCAACTGTTAGTAGAGTGGAATGATACTGCCAGTGCATATCCAACAGATAAATGTATTCATCAGTTAGTTGAAGAGCAGGTAGAGAAAACACCCGATGCTATAGCTGTGGTGTTTGACCAAGAACAGTTGACCTACCGTCAATTAAATCAAAGGGCGAACCAATTAGCACATCACTTGCTTTCACTGGGAGTAGGACCAGAGGTACTGGTGGGTATTTGTGTGGAACGTTCTATACAGATGGTGGTAGGACTGTTGGGGATACTGAAAGCAGGTGGTGCTTATGTACCCCTTGACCCCAATTATCCCCCAGAACGACTGAGTTATATGTTGGCAGATTCGGGTGTTGAAGTGTTGTTGACTCAACAGTCGTTGCTGGAATCTTTGCCATCACATACAGCACAGGTGGTTTGTTTGGATAGTGATTGGGAAGCCATAGAACAACACAGTGGAGAGAATCTTGATGTTGGGGTAACTTCAGATAATTTAGCTTATGTAATTTATACGTCTGGTTCTACTGGTCAACCTAAGGGAGTTGCCATTGAACATCACAGTCCAGTAGCGTTATGTCATTGGTCAAAACAAACATTTACCACTTCCGAAATGAGTGGAGTTTTGGCGGCCACTTCTATCTGTTTTGATTTATCGGTGTTTGAGTTATTTGTGACCTTGTCTAATGGAGGCCGAGTAATTTTAGCCCAAAATGCTTTGGATATCACCAACTTGGATACAGCCTCTGAAATAACTTTAATTAATACAGTTCCTTCCGCGATCGCGGAACTCTTAAGGGTTGAGGGTATCCCCCCACAGGTGCAAACTGTCAATTTAGCCGGTGAACCGATACAAAATCAAATTGTCCAACAACTTTACCAGCATCAAACTATTGAATTTGTTTACAATCTTTATGGTCCTTCAGAAGATACAACTTATTCGACGCAAGCCAAGTTAGTCCAGGGAGCAACTGAGGCACCTTCTATCGGTCGCCCCATCGCCAACACTCAAGTTTACATCTTAGACTCACACCTGCAACCAGTACCGATAGGAGTACCAGGATTACTCTACATCGGAGGTGATGGACTAGCCAGAGGATACCTTAACCGCCCAGAACTAACCAAACAAAAATTCATCACTAATCCCTTCTCTAGTTCCTTTTCACAACGACTCTACAAAACCGGAGACTTGGCGAGATACCGATCAGACGGTAATATCGAATTTCTCGGTCGCATCGATAACCAAGTCAAAATCAGGGGTTTCCGCATCGAACTAGGGGAAATCGAAGCAGTCCTATCCACCCACCCCCAAATCCAACAGACAGTAGTAATTGCAACAGAAGATATTCCTGGTAACAAACGCCTAGTTGCCTACTCTGTCAGTGAGGAAGAATCACTAAGCACTAAGCAACTACGTGAATTCCTCAAAGAGAAACTACCAGACTACATGGTACCTTCTGCCTTCGTTACTTTAGACACTCTGCCCTTAACACCAAATGGTAAAGTAGACCGTTTTGCTTTACCTGCCCCTGATGCTGCCTTCAGCCAAAGCAGTGACTTCCTAGCACCGAAGACAGAGAGTCAAATTCTTATCGCTAGTCTTTTTGCTGAAATTCTCTCCCTGCACCCTGAAAGTATTAGCCTTGATGATAGTTTCTTTGAGTTAGGTGGTCATTCCCTATTGGCCACTCAACTGATGTTTCGCATTCGTGAAGCCTTCGAGGTTAATTTATCTCTAAGGGCATTATTTGATTATCCTTCTGTTTCTGATTTGGCTAGTGCAATCGACCAAGCTTTAGTAACTGGAGACTATCAATCCCAAACTTGGGATTTAGAAGCAGAAGCTGCTTTAGATCCAGATATTCAGCCATCAACTGCGATTGCGCCAATCGTCAGTCCAATTGAACGAATTTTCCTAACTGGTGCCACAGGTTTCTTGGGAATTTATTTACTTTCCGAACTCTTGACTACAACTACTGCTACTGTCTATTGTTTGGTTCGGGCTGATAATCGTGATGCTGGCAAAGAAAGACTATTGAACAAGTTAGAAGCAACTGGATTATCGAGTGAGAATTTTACATCTCGAATTATTCCCATCATCGGAGATTTAGGAACCAGTCGTTTTGGACTCTCAGCAACGGAGTATAATAATTTATGCCAAGACATTGATGTGGTTTATCACGTTGGAGCTAAGGTTCATCATCTGTGGTCTTACGCTCTTTTAAAAGATGCAAATGTTTTGGGAACCCAAGACGTGTTAAGACTGGCCAGTTTAGGGAAGCTAAAACCGGTTCATTACGTTTCTACTCTATTCTCAATATCCCAAACTGAGCAACCCATTCTTGAGTCAGCCACTGCCAATCATTATGATTTACCAAAACTAGGCTATGTTCAGACCAAGTGGGTAGGAGAGCAGTTAGTTTGGGAAGCTGCCAAGCGAGGTTTACCCATCACTATCTATCGACCGTCGAGGATTAGTGGTCACAGTCAAACCGGTGTCTCTAGTTTCGATGACTTACTCTCGCGACTGGTGAAAGGATGTATTCAACTCAAACGTTGTCCTAGCTGGAGTGGTTTAGCAGAAAATCTTGTTCCAGTAGATTATGTCAGCCGAGCAATTGTTTGTCTGTCTCAACAAAACCGTTTATTTGGGAAGGCATTCCATTTAATTAATCCAAAATCGGTGCCTTTCAGGGAAATTTTTCACTGGGTGCGCTCCCTGGGCTATAGCTTGGAAGAAATTGACTATACTCATTGGCGTTCCAAGTTGATAGAGGATATGGAAAATCCTCTCTACCCTTACTTACCTAACTTCCCGGAATCACCATCTAGCACAACAAACATCGAATCGAGCACAACAAACTTAATTGAGTACGATTGTCGCAATGTAGTTGATGGTTTAAGAGGAAGTGGTATCAAGTTACCGGAGGTTAATCAGGATTTATTTAAAACTTACCTCTGCTACTTCAGAGAAAGTGGATTTTTGGAGGATTGA